Proteins encoded together in one Anoxybacillus flavithermus window:
- a CDS encoding DoxX family protein, whose translation MMHIGILLIRLAVGLTFVGHGAQKLFGWFGGYGLKGTGGWLESIGLKPGVTMALIAGLAEFVGGLLFALGLFTPFAALLLAATMVVAIVKVHAPNGFWVTQNGFEYNFILIVVVIGIALIGAGDYSIDALIK comes from the coding sequence ATGATGCACATTGGTATTTTACTTATTCGTCTCGCTGTTGGTTTAACGTTTGTCGGTCATGGGGCTCAAAAGTTGTTTGGATGGTTCGGAGGATACGGCTTAAAAGGAACAGGTGGGTGGCTTGAGTCCATTGGGTTAAAACCGGGAGTGACAATGGCACTCATTGCTGGCCTAGCGGAGTTCGTTGGGGGATTGTTGTTTGCTCTCGGGCTGTTCACCCCATTTGCCGCTTTGTTGCTCGCTGCTACAATGGTCGTCGCTATTGTAAAAGTGCACGCTCCGAATGGATTTTGGGTCACTCAAAATGGCTTTGAGTACAACTTTATTTTGATTGTTGTTGTGATCGGTATTGCTCTTATCGGCGCAGGCGACTACTCAATTGATGCACTCATAAAATAA
- a CDS encoding MarR family winged helix-turn-helix transcriptional regulator, with product MNQNEQTLSLKLFVVLSRAHKAVSEHVKHDIQRYGLNPTEFGVLDLLYHKGAQPIQQIGDKILLTSGSMTYVVDKLEEKGYIVRQRCEKDRRITYAVITDEGKALMDHIFPQHAQKMLEIFQSLSTDEKEMAIHLLKKIGLSLAPF from the coding sequence GTTCTTTCTAGGGCACATAAAGCCGTATCCGAACATGTTAAGCATGACATCCAACGTTACGGACTAAACCCAACGGAGTTTGGTGTGCTCGATTTACTGTATCATAAAGGAGCGCAGCCGATTCAACAAATAGGTGACAAAATTTTACTCACTAGTGGAAGTATGACATATGTCGTCGACAAACTCGAAGAAAAAGGATATATTGTCCGGCAACGTTGTGAAAAAGATCGGCGCATTACGTACGCTGTTATTACTGACGAAGGAAAAGCACTAATGGATCACATTTTTCCGCAACACGCACAAAAAATGTTGGAGATTTTCCAATCTTTGTCCACAGATGAAAAAGAAATGGCGATTCATTTGCTCAAAAAGATAGGTCTTTCATTAGCGCCTTTTTAA